Genomic DNA from uncultured Ilyobacter sp.:
CATTTATTGGGGTTCAAGCTGGAACCCCTTTTTAAATTAAATATTTATCCATATTTTCAGGATAAATTACTCCCAACATTCTGAGGTTCTTTTCCCAACCTCTGATTTTTTAGTCCACTTTTTTAACATATTTTTAGTAGCAAGATAAAAAACTGGATAGGCTACAATAAGTTGGCCAGTTTTCTTAAGGTCATGTAAAATAAATAAAAAGATTATGCGGAGGGATTTTCATAAAAATATCATGCTTAATTACCTCCAAAAAAATTTAGTTAAAAAAAAAGAGGTGTGGATCACTCTCTACACCTCTTAAAATATTTCTTTTAACTTTACTATTTATTTCTCCATTGGCATAGTTTTATCGCCACTCCATTCATAAATAGAGCCTTCATAATTTCTTACATTTTCAAAGCCACCGGCTCTGAGGATCATAGTTGCATAACCTGATCTTATACCCATAGTTCAGTAGAGCGTAAAATCATCTTTTTTAGAAATTCCAAATTCACTCATTATTTCTTCGATCTCTTTTGGAGTTTTTAAAGTCCCGTTTTCATTTAATAGATCTGTCCAAAGAAGGTGCTTCGCCCCTTTTATATGACCACCTCTAGGTTCTCCTGCATTTTGAGATCCATCAAATTCTTTTTTAGTTCTTACATCTACGAGTATTGTTTTTCCTAGATTTTCAAAGACTTCATCTTTTATTGCCATAAAACTTCTGTCATAATCTTTTAAAATCACTCCATTACTAGGTGTTGGTTTAGGTGTAACATCCTTTGTCATCTCGTAACCAAGTTCTTTCCAATAAGTAGATCCACCATGAAGAATTTTAACATTTTCCATTCCAGCTAGTCTTAATTGCCAGGCTGTACGCCCATCTGCACCAGGCCCTTTAAATACATCAGAGTAAACTACTACTATTTTTTCATTATCTACTCCCAGTGAAATAAGTTTTTTACTCAAATCTTCCTTTGATTTTATGGTCCCCCAACCTGGATCTCCTGGTTTACCTACTTTTTCTGAAAAAGCATGAAATCCAATTCCTATTGCTCCCTTTATGTGTTCTTTAGTATATATGCTGGGATTGTTACAGTCTAATAATACTAAATCTTCTGATCCTAATAATGACTTAAGTTCTTCTGGACTAATAAAATAATCTCCTTTTTCATATACCGATAAATCGATTTTTTTTTCTTTGTTACTTGATGCTTTATTACAACTACTAAATAAAATAAATGCTGATGCACATAGAATAAGTAGTCCCAATTTGGTGTTTCTTTTCTTCATTCCTTCCTCCTTTTTTTAATTTATATCTTTTATATCCATTGTATCTTTTAATTGTTTATTATCATTCCAAACCTTTTTAAATAAAAATATTAATGTGCTTATTGCAAATAACATCAGTAATCCAACTACCATTGTTTTAGTTGTACCTGTTAACATACTTCCAATATACGAATAAATTATCGTCGCTGGAAGCTGACCTATACCTGTTGCAACAAAAAAGCTAAAGAAATTCATAGAAGTTAATCCAGCAGCATAACTAACAATATCAAAAGAAATAAATGGTAATAAACGTGCTATCAGTATTGTATATTTCCCATATCTATCAAAAAAATCATTTACACTATCTAGTGCATATTTACCGGTTAATTTTATAACCACTTTTCTACCGTAAAACTTTGCTATAAAGAAACAAAGTGCTGCTCCTGCCATAGAACTTGTCCATGAAAGAATAGCTCCCTTTACCCAACCAAATAAACCTGCATTGGCAAAGGTTATGATAAAGGCAGGAAGAGGTGCCGCTATAGATTGAAGAATCATCAATAAAAATGATGCAACTGGTGCCCATATTCCAAATCCTAAAATATAACCTCTTGCCAGATCCACATCTACATTTTTAAGAATAAAAATAGCTTGATTAATATTTATTTTGACTGCTGGTACTAAAAAATATAACCCCATTAGAACTATCAAAATCCCTATTTTTAATCCTTTTTCTTTTTTACATTTCAATTTACTAACCTCCATATATTAAAATATAATTTTTATTATAACTGAATTATATAATGAAAATAGAAAAAAATAGCATATGCTACATAAACATATTACCATATAGCAATTAACAAATATACAAATTTATCCCAATTAAAAATCCTAAGTACAGATATTACACTTAGACCATAATTAAAATAAAATATATTTTCTTAAAAACCTACTTAATCAATAGATTATATTTCTAATGACTAGAAAGATCATATTAAATTTACTCTGAATTCGGGATACTACCTATTCTGGAATACTTGCCGTCAATTAATCTAACTAAAAAAAAGGACACTCAGGTTCAGAGTGCCCAGAATTTATTCAAAATTTATTATCTTTTCTCAAAAAGCTCAGAAATAGATTCATTAGTTACAATTCTTTTTATTGCCTCTGCAAAAAGTAAATCCACTGATAGAACTTTTACTTTTCCATTTCTTTTTTCTTCAGTTAGGTTTATAGAATCTGTTACAATGACCTCTTTAAGTGGTGAAGCTTCAAGTCTTTCCATTGCAGGACCTGATAAAATTCCGTGTGTACAGCAAGCATAAGCTTCCTTAGCACCTCTTTTTATTATAGCTTCGGCACCATTTGTTATTGTCCCCGCTGTATCTATCATATCATCGATAAATATCGCAGTTTTCCCCTCTACCTCTCCTATAAGGTTCATAACCTCTGACATATTTGGCTTTGGTCTTCTTTTGTCAATGATTGCTATTTTACAATCAAGCCATTCAGATAATTTCCTTGCTCTTTTTACCCCTCCCACATCTGGAGATACTACTACCACGTCGTCACCACTTAACCCCTTCTCTATAAAGTATTTCGCAAGTATAGGCAAAGCCTGCAGGTGATCTACCGGAATATCAAAGAATCCTTGAATTTGGTTAGCATGAAGATCCATAGTTAAAACTCTAGAGGCTCCAGCTACAGTTAAAAGGTTAGCTACGAGTTTAGATGTAATTGGCTCTCTTGGGCTAGCCTTTCTATCTTGTCTTGCATATCCATAGTAAGGGATAACCACATTTATAGATTTTACGGAAGCTCTTTTTAGTGCATCAATAAATATCAAAAGCTCCATAAGATTTTCATTTACCGGTTCTGAAGTAGACTGGATGATAAATACATCGCACCCTCTTACCGTTTCATTAATTCTTGCATAAACTTCACCATCTTTAAACCTAACAATGTTTGCATCTCCTAAAGGAAGTCCACACTTTTCAGCAATTTGTCTGGCTAAGTTGATATTTGAATTCCCCGTAAAAATCTTTACATCTCTCGCTTCTCTTATCATTGCTTTTTATTCCACTCCTTTTTTATTCTCTGCTTACTTCTAGCTACTCCCAATGCATTTGAAGGAAGATCTTTTGTGATTACCGAACCTGCCCCGGTAAGTGCTCCATCCCCTATTTCTAGAGGTGCCACAAGCATACTATCACTTCCTATGAATACATCTTTACCAATTTTTGTCTTGTGCTTATTCTTACCATCGTAGTTGCATGTGATAGTTCCAGCCCCTATATTGGTGTCTGCCCCTATCTCAGCATCTCCGAGATAAGTAAGATGCCCAGCCTTTACTCCTGTTTCTAGCACAGATTTTTTTACTTCCACAAAGTTACCTATGTGTACTTTTTCTTTCAGGTGTGATTTCGGTCTGATATGGGCAAAAGGACCTATAGTTACTCCCTGTTCCAAAATACTTTCTTTGATCACTGAACTTTGTATATTAACATTGTTACCAATTTTGGAATCTAATATTCTTGTGTTTCCTGTTATCTCACAGTTTTTTCCGATAGTAGTTTTACCCTGAAGCAAAGCCCCTGGATAAATTACAGTGTCTGCCCCTATCTCTACACTTTCCTCTATATATGTATTTTTAGGATCTATCAGTATAACTCCGTCATTCATCAGATCTAGGTTCTTTCTGTTTCTAAGTACCGCCTCTGCCTCTGCAAGCTGGACTTTGGAATTCACCCCCAAAACCTCTTCATTATTTTCAAGTGTGTATGTCTCCACCTTTTTACCATCGTTTACATTGATACCGATAACATCAGTCAGATAATACTCATCTTTTTCAACGTGTTTCTCTATCTTAGAAAGAGCCTTGAAAAGTTTTTTCGAATCAAAGCAATAAACTCCCGCATTGATCTCCTTTATCTTCTTTTCACTCTCTGTTGCTTCCTTTTCCTCTACTATAGCACTAACCAGGTCATTTTCCTTTACTATTCTTCCGTATCCGTAGGGGTCTTCCACAATAGATGTGAGAATAGTTGTCGCAGCACCAGACTCAGTATGCTTTTTATACATTTTTTCCAATGTTTCAGAAGTTAGAAGAGGTGTGTCCCCACACACTACCATTATATCTCCATCATAATCTTTAAGCTTTTCTTCTGCCATCATTATAGCATGTCCCGTTCCCAGTTGCTTATCCTGTACTACATACTGTACATCACCGAGAGAATCAAGTATCATCTCTTTTTCGTGACCTAAAATCAGGATATTTTCTTGAGAATTTAGTTTGTCAAGAATCTCTATAATTTTCTTTATCATAGGAATTCCGTTTACCTTATGCAAAACTTTTGGTAGATCTGACTTCATTCTAGTGCCTTTTCCCGCAGCTAAAATCAAAGTTTTCAAATTCATAAAATTTCCCCCAGTATAAAATTTCCTAAACAAAATCTAGGAAATTATAACATAGTTGCCAATATTTTTCAATATATACAAAATTCTCACATAATTATATAAACTGTACTTAACGGCATTAAATTCCTTTCTCCTTCCCCTTTCTTATAAACTCTTTCATAAGAGGTGAGAAATGCTTATCCTTATGATGTATCAGATTAAATTCCCTGTCTATTTCAAAATTTTTCAGTTTATATCCCTTAAGTCTCCCCTCGTCTAACTCTTTTTTTACAGTTAGTTTGGAAAGACAGCTTATTCCTAACCCTGTCTTTATAATCTCTTTTATAGCTTCAGTATTCCCAAGGGTGAAAGATTCTTTATATTTTATATGGTTATTTTTCATAGCCGCCTCAAAAACTTTTCGGGTTCCACTGCCCTCTTCTCTCAAAATAAATTTTTCAGATTTAAGTTCACTTTCATCTATCTCTAGATGCTCTCCCCACTTATGTTCAGGGTGGGTTATTAATATGAGCTCGTCTTTCCATATCTCTTCACTTTTTATTTCATTCATATCCACTTCAGCTTCTACAAAGGCCAGATCTATATCATTTTTAAGAATCATATTTGCAATATCTTCAGTATTTCCGATTTTTAGCGATATATCTATTTCTGGATAATCTCTTATAAATTCCTTTATAAGCTGTGGCATCACATATATACCTATTGTAGAACTTGCCCCTAGCTTCAGTTTACC
This window encodes:
- a CDS encoding rhodanese-like domain-containing protein, coding for MGIRSGYATMILRAGGFENVRNYEGSIYEWSGDKTMPMEK
- a CDS encoding rhodanese-like domain-containing protein — its product is MKKRNTKLGLLILCASAFILFSSCNKASSNKEKKIDLSVYEKGDYFISPEELKSLLGSEDLVLLDCNNPSIYTKEHIKGAIGIGFHAFSEKVGKPGDPGWGTIKSKEDLSKKLISLGVDNEKIVVVYSDVFKGPGADGRTAWQLRLAGMENVKILHGGSTYWKELGYEMTKDVTPKPTPSNGVILKDYDRSFMAIKDEVFENLGKTILVDVRTKKEFDGSQNAGEPRGGHIKGAKHLLWTDLLNENGTLKTPKEIEEIMSEFGISKKDDFTLY
- a CDS encoding TVP38/TMEM64 family protein, encoding MKCKKEKGLKIGILIVLMGLYFLVPAVKININQAIFILKNVDVDLARGYILGFGIWAPVASFLLMILQSIAAPLPAFIITFANAGLFGWVKGAILSWTSSMAGAALCFFIAKFYGRKVVIKLTGKYALDSVNDFFDRYGKYTILIARLLPFISFDIVSYAAGLTSMNFFSFFVATGIGQLPATIIYSYIGSMLTGTTKTMVVGLLMLFAISTLIFLFKKVWNDNKQLKDTMDIKDIN
- a CDS encoding ribose-phosphate pyrophosphokinase — encoded protein: MIREARDVKIFTGNSNINLARQIAEKCGLPLGDANIVRFKDGEVYARINETVRGCDVFIIQSTSEPVNENLMELLIFIDALKRASVKSINVVIPYYGYARQDRKASPREPITSKLVANLLTVAGASRVLTMDLHANQIQGFFDIPVDHLQALPILAKYFIEKGLSGDDVVVVSPDVGGVKRARKLSEWLDCKIAIIDKRRPKPNMSEVMNLIGEVEGKTAIFIDDMIDTAGTITNGAEAIIKRGAKEAYACCTHGILSGPAMERLEASPLKEVIVTDSINLTEEKRNGKVKVLSVDLLFAEAIKRIVTNESISELFEKR
- the glmU gene encoding bifunctional UDP-N-acetylglucosamine diphosphorylase/glucosamine-1-phosphate N-acetyltransferase GlmU, with translation MNLKTLILAAGKGTRMKSDLPKVLHKVNGIPMIKKIIEILDKLNSQENILILGHEKEMILDSLGDVQYVVQDKQLGTGHAIMMAEEKLKDYDGDIMVVCGDTPLLTSETLEKMYKKHTESGAATTILTSIVEDPYGYGRIVKENDLVSAIVEEKEATESEKKIKEINAGVYCFDSKKLFKALSKIEKHVEKDEYYLTDVIGINVNDGKKVETYTLENNEEVLGVNSKVQLAEAEAVLRNRKNLDLMNDGVILIDPKNTYIEESVEIGADTVIYPGALLQGKTTIGKNCEITGNTRILDSKIGNNVNIQSSVIKESILEQGVTIGPFAHIRPKSHLKEKVHIGNFVEVKKSVLETGVKAGHLTYLGDAEIGADTNIGAGTITCNYDGKNKHKTKIGKDVFIGSDSMLVAPLEIGDGALTGAGSVITKDLPSNALGVARSKQRIKKEWNKKQ
- a CDS encoding selenium metabolism-associated LysR family transcriptional regulator; the protein is MTLRKLEIFYCVAEKLNMTTVSKEMYISQPAISQMIKEMEEELGVRLFNRLGKRLYLTDEGELFKTYSRRMMNLYQEFEEVLDEKKDLKKGKLKLGASSTIGIYVMPQLIKEFIRDYPEIDISLKIGNTEDIANMILKNDIDLAFVEAEVDMNEIKSEEIWKDELILITHPEHKWGEHLEIDESELKSEKFILREEGSGTRKVFEAAMKNNHIKYKESFTLGNTEAIKEIIKTGLGISCLSKLTVKKELDEGRLKGYKLKNFEIDREFNLIHHKDKHFSPLMKEFIRKGKEKGI